The following proteins come from a genomic window of Bombyx mori chromosome 18, ASM3026992v2:
- the LOC119629898 gene encoding uncharacterized protein LOC119629898 encodes MVDQSTIPLADQGYHTPAPIDLLLGSDILGQVLDGSKVSLGPGRPIAFGTIFDFTLLGPIHDLYTAPVSKTESAHIVSAQPELEVSTHDIRKSLEKFWESEEPQLHVETTPLQDQCEEIFRTTTTRKPSGQYTVTLPFLHNMPELGSTHAIALRRFLNLEKKLQADPYLRVKYIDFMADYQKLGHMSPCHPSTFAHKPHFYIPHHGIFKSGSDKLRTVFDGSCKSSNGVSLNDCLHTGPALQQDIVDIILSFRTHPVVFSTDICMMFRNILIHPDQRRYQLILWRSSPDQPLLTYALNTVTYGLRSSPYHAIRTLIQLADDEGHRYPAAAQVLRKSIFVDDILTGHDSVVKAQALQNDLINLLALGGFQLSKWTSNCPQLLERFPDDQCDMPKDFDISPDSNSIKVLGIQWIPQSDELTYRISLPSIKQITKRSILSTVASLYDPNGWVTPVIFRAKLLLQKLWLLKLEWDEHTPVEVQTEWNRISQDLPQLSTLRLPRLICTNKLKSTYTLHGFADASEAGFAAVIYLHELDEHRCVNVYLVIAKSRVAPVKNRLTIPKMELSAASLLTQLMIRVSTQLLSHITIKKHICWSDSTIVLAWLNTPPHRLQVFEANRVAKITSNPITSTWKHVPTNLNPADCASRGMSAQSLSAHDLWWSPSWLKEPPDTWPKMPPALGHHALPGLKPKKVPYSSS; translated from the coding sequence ATGGTAGACCAGTCAACGATCCCCTTAGCTGATCAAGGATACCATACACCAGCTCCGATCGATCTGTTGTTAGGCTCGGATATCCTCGGACAGGTTTTAGATGGGTCTAAAGTCTCATTGGGGCCCGGCAGGCCAATAGCCTTCGGCACGATATTTGATTTTACATTGTTAGGACCCATACACGATTTGTATACTGCTCCTGTAAGCAAAACTGAATCGGCTCACATTGTCAGCGCACAACCAGAACTCGAGGTATCTACACATGACATTCGCAAGAGCCTTGAGAAGTTCTGGGAATCTGAAGAGCCCCAACTTCATGTTGAAACTACCCCTTTGCAAGATCAGTGTGAAGAAATATTCCGCACTACCACTACTCGTAAACCCTCAGGTCAATATACGGTAACTTTACCCTTTTTACATAATATGCCCGAGCTAGGAAGTACCCATGCCATAGCATTGCGCAGGTTTCTTAATCTTGAAAAGAAGTTACAAGCTGACCCATATCTCCGTGTGAAATACATTGATTTCATGGCAGATTATCAGAAGCTGGGTCACATGTCCCCATGCCACCCGAGTACTTTTGCTCATAAACCTCACTTCTATATCCCTCATCATGGTATCTTCAAGTCGGGATCAGACAAGCTACGCACTGTTTTTGATGGTAGCTGTAAAAGCTCAAATGGTGTCAGCCTAAATGACTGTTTACACACTGGTCCAGCTCTTCAACAGGACATTGTCGATATTATCTTGTCGTTTAGAACTCATCCCGTAGTTTTCAGCACTGACATTTGTATGATGTTCAGAAATATACTCATACATCCCGATCAGAGGCGATACCAGCTCATtctctggcgctcttcgccagATCAGCCTCTGCTTACATATGCCTTAAACACTGTTACATACGGGTTACGATCAAGCCCATATCATGCTATACGCACTTTAATCCAATTAGCGGATGATGAAGGTCATCGCTATCCTGCAGCTGCTCAAGTGCTGCGCAAGTCCATATTCGTCGATGATATTCTCACTGGTCACGATTCTGTAGTAAAGGCTCAAGCTCTCCAAAACGACTTGATTAACTTACTAGCCTTAGGTGGTTTTCAGCTCAGTAAATGGACCTCAAACTGCCCTCAGCTTCTTGAAAGATTTCCCGATGATCAGTGTGACATGCCCAAGGACTTTGACATTAGCCCAGACTCCAACTCCATAAAAGTATTAGGTATACAGTGGATTCCTCAATCGGATGAGTTAACTTATCGTATTTCTCTCCcctcaataaaacaaattaccaaACGCTCAATCCTCAGCACAGTCGCCTCTCTTTATGACCCTAACGGTTGGGTTACTCCTGTTATCTTCCGCGCAAAGCTTCTCCTACAGAAGCTGTGGCTTCTAAAGTTAGAATGGGACGAACACACCCCTGTTGAAGTGCAGACAGAATGGAACCGCATATCACAAGATCTGCCCCAATTGTCAACCCTTCGCTTGCCTCGCCTTATTTGTACAAACAAACTTAAGTCTACTTACACGCTTCACGGGTTCGCAGACGCCTCAGAGGCAGGTTTTGCTGCCGTTATTTATCTCCATGAACTCGATGAGCACAGATGTGTCAACGTATACCTTGTAATTGCTAAATCACGAGTCGCACCCGTTAAAAATCGTCTTACCATCCCCAAGATGGAGTTATCTGCTGCAAGTCTCTTAACACAGCTTATGATACGTGTCTCGACTCAATTGTTGTCCCATATTACAATAAAGAAACACATATGCTGGTCAGACAGTACCATTGTCCTAGCATGGCTAAACACACCTCCTCATAGACTTCAGGTCTTTGAAGCTAACAGGGTTGCCAAGATAACATCCAATCCAATCACCTCCACATGGAAACATGTTCCTACAAACCTGAACCCTGCAGACTGTGCGAGCAGGGGAATGTCTGCCCAGTCACTATCGGCTCATGATCTTTGGTGGTCTCCTAGCTGGCTGAAGGAGCCTCCTGACACCTGGCCCAAAATGCCTCCTGCCCTAGGCCACCATGCATTACCAGGTCTGAAGCCCAAGAAAGTACCATATAGCAGTTCCTGA
- the LOC119629897 gene encoding uncharacterized protein LOC119629897, with protein MKDDLLRVGGRLTHAPIRYDAQHPLVLPSSSPLVDLIVDHYHRINCHPGADTLHAILRQQFWILSARRVIRHRVYKCIRCFRYRAQARAPLMADLPADRVTPQPVFSQVSTDFAGPFLIKSSTLRNAKLMKAYFCVFVCLSTKAVHLELVSSLSTEAFLAAMQRFVSRRGTPTLVRSDCGTNYVGAKNHLIEVQDFLAQNNDTITHRLANQHITWLLQPPTGPWFGGLHEIAVKSTKKLLYHVIGEQHLTFEEFSTLLTRVEAVLNSRPLCPLSSDPSDLEPLTAGHFLIGRPLTALPEPSFDDRPLSALKRFQLIQALSQRFWTLWTKSYLHTLQTRSKWLSTSSPPQVGELVLIKEDNQPPLQWKLGRIIRTLPGKDGVIRVVDLDTKNGSLRRPVFKLARLPLDSAHEEVQPRPPQDVRATARRS; from the coding sequence ATGAAAGATGATCTCTTGAGAGTTGGTGGTCGCCTCACTCATGCGCCAATAAGATACGATGCTCAGCATCCTCTCGTTCTGCCCAGCTCTAGCCCACTAGTTGATCTCATCGTAGACCACTATCACAGAATAAACTGTCATCCCGGGGCTGACACATTACACGCTATCCTCCGTCAGCAGTTCTGGATACTCTCAGCACGTCGTGTCATCAGGCATCGCGTGTACAAATGCATTAGATGTTTCCGATATCGCGCTCAGGCCAGAGCTCCGTTGATGGCTGATTTGCCCGCAGACAGAGTCACACCCCAGCCAGTATTTAGTCAGGTCTCTACAGATTTTGCTGGCCCGTTTCTCATTAAATCTAGTACTTTACGTAACGCCAAACTCATGAAGGCATACTTTTGTGTCTTTGTTTGCTTATCTACTAAGGCGGTTCACTTGGAACTCGTTTCGTCACTCAGCACTGAAGCGTTTCTTGCTGCAATGCAACGGTTTGTATCGCGTCGCGGTACTCCTACTCTTGTCCGTTCTGACTGTGGCACAAATTATGTAGGAGCTAAGAATCATCTCATTGAGGTACAAGATTTTCTCGCGCAAAATAATGACACAATCACGCATAGGCTCGCTAATCAGCACATAACTTGGCTGCTCCAACCGCCCACGGGACCCTGGTTCGGGGGCCTTCATGAAATTGCGGTCAAGAGCACTAAGAAGTTACTTTATCATGTTATAGGTGAACAGCACCTCACGTTTGAagaattttccacacttttaaCTCGAGTCGAGGCAGTACTTAATTCTAGACCTCTCTGCCCACTTTCGTCAGATCCCTCCGATTTGGAGCCACTAACAGCTGGCCACTTTCTTATTGGCCGTCCACTCACCGCTCTTCCTGAGCCATCTTTTGATGATAGGCCATTATCAGCTCTTAAGCGTTTTCAGCTCATCCAAGCTCTCTCTCAGCGTTTTTGGACTCTGTGGACCAAATCCTATCTCCATACCCTCCAAACCCGCTCCAAATGGCTTTCCACATCCTCACCTCCTCAAGTTGGAGAGCTCGTCCTCATCAAAGAGGACAATCAGCCCCCGCTGCAATGGAAACTTGGAAGGATTATCCGCACGTTACCCGGCAAGGATGGAGTGATCAGAGTCGTGGATTTGGACACGAAGAATGGAAGTCTGCGGAGACCTGTGTTCAAGTTAGCCAGGTTGCCGCTGGATTCAGCACATGAAGAAGTTCAGCCCCGGCCGCCCCAGGATGTTCGCGCGACAGCGCGACGTTCATAA